Proteins encoded within one genomic window of Methanosarcina barkeri str. Wiesmoor:
- a CDS encoding universal stress protein yields the protein MMSEFYRNIVIATDGSENSLKAISYGIEIAKLSGATVHALYVIDITSFSSIPMDAGWEAMYDTLRKEGEKAISMVQERGKVSGVEVREVLLEGHPSNEIINFAENNNVDLIVMGTLGKTGLDRFLMGSVAEKVVRGSKVPVLVVRSEKES from the coding sequence ATGATGAGCGAATTTTACCGGAATATAGTGATTGCAACAGACGGATCCGAGAACAGCCTTAAGGCTATTTCTTACGGTATTGAGATTGCAAAACTCAGCGGGGCCACGGTTCACGCTCTCTACGTAATAGATATAACTTCTTTTTCTTCGATACCCATGGATGCGGGATGGGAAGCAATGTATGATACCCTAAGAAAAGAAGGGGAGAAAGCGATATCCATGGTACAGGAACGCGGAAAGGTCTCAGGAGTTGAGGTAAGAGAAGTGCTGTTGGAAGGTCACCCAAGTAATGAGATTATAAATTTTGCAGAAAACAATAACGTTGACCTGATAGTTATGGGCACCCTCGGAAAAACCGGGCTCGACAGGTTTCTGATGGGAAGCGTTGCAGAGAAAGTAGTAAGAGGCTCAAAAGTCCCTGTCCTGGTAGTCCGGAGTGAAAAAGAAAGTTAA
- a CDS encoding amidohydrolase family protein yields MYGTEQIIPGTIIAGPELEPIEGYICVKRGIITEIGEEHTLSKNIIAPCFVNAHTHLGDSVFKDPPLGKVSGFRTQRDLDALVKPPDGLKHRILRDTPYKALIEGMRKSLLDMIETGTCAFADFREGGVVGIAALNKALEGLKLHSMILGRPTEPELPLQVVLAEVRRIFLHSTGLGMSGANDLDLELLENIATYTRQHKKFFAIHAGEKDTSDIEKALSLEPDLLIHLTNATKKDLEDVADAKIPVVVCPRSNLITGAGIAPVAEMLEAGIKVAAGTDNVMLNSVNMFAEMEFMSKIFSIDDRQVFKICTLNGSFVMGSDSTGSIQKGNKANLMILNGNSNNLAGIKNPISGITRRARPDDILSVLHS; encoded by the coding sequence ATGTACGGCACTGAACAGATAATTCCCGGGACAATTATTGCAGGCCCTGAACTGGAACCTATTGAAGGGTATATCTGCGTAAAGAGAGGAATAATTACGGAGATTGGGGAAGAGCATACACTCTCTAAGAACATAATTGCTCCCTGTTTTGTCAATGCACATACTCACCTTGGAGACTCGGTATTTAAAGACCCCCCTCTGGGAAAAGTTTCCGGATTTCGGACTCAAAGAGACCTGGATGCTCTTGTAAAGCCTCCTGATGGGTTAAAACACAGGATATTAAGAGACACGCCATACAAAGCCTTGATCGAGGGCATGAGAAAGTCCTTGCTAGACATGATAGAAACCGGAACCTGTGCTTTTGCGGATTTCAGAGAAGGAGGCGTTGTAGGGATTGCAGCCCTGAATAAAGCACTCGAAGGACTTAAACTTCATTCCATGATACTGGGTAGACCTACAGAGCCTGAACTTCCACTTCAGGTTGTACTGGCAGAAGTAAGAAGAATTTTTCTACATTCTACCGGGCTTGGAATGAGTGGGGCAAATGACCTTGATCTTGAACTATTGGAGAATATTGCTACCTACACACGACAACATAAAAAATTCTTTGCAATTCACGCCGGAGAAAAAGATACGAGCGACATAGAAAAAGCATTGTCACTTGAGCCAGATCTTCTGATTCATTTGACAAATGCCACAAAAAAAGATCTTGAAGACGTGGCTGATGCGAAGATTCCGGTTGTCGTCTGTCCCAGGTCTAACCTAATTACAGGAGCAGGAATTGCGCCTGTTGCCGAGATGCTGGAAGCTGGGATAAAAGTAGCTGCAGGAACGGATAATGTAATGTTAAATTCTGTAAATATGTTTGCTGAGATGGAATTTATGTCTAAGATTTTTTCCATTGATGACAGGCAAGTATTTAAAATTTGCACACTTAATGGTTCCTTTGTAATGGGATCTGATTCTACGGGTTCGATACAAAAGGGGAATAAAGCTAATCTCATGATCCTGAATGGAAATTCCAATAATCTTGCAGGGATAAAGAACCCCATAAGTGGAATCACAAGGCGGGCAAGACCCGATGACATACTATCAGTGCTTCATTCGTAA